In Idiomarina sp. PL1-037, a single genomic region encodes these proteins:
- the nrdB gene encoding class Ia ribonucleoside-diphosphate reductase subunit beta, protein MSYSTFNQEQNNPLTEPMFLGNSVNVARYDQQKHSIFEKLIEKQISFFWRPEEIDVSRDRIDFNKLTASEKHVFISNLKYQTLLDSIQGRSPNIALLPIVSLPELETWIETWSFFETIHSRSYTHILRNLFSDPSEVFEDIVINEQIKIRANDISKYYDDLIFYTQLLQTHGEGDVVVEGKTHTVTQREIKKKLFLCINSVNALEAIRFYVSFACTFAFAERELMEGNAKIIKLIARDENVHLTSTQHILNLWQYGEDDPEMKEIAEELRDDAYDIFMTAVKQEKQWAHYLFKDGSMIGLNESMLCQYVEYIANLRMQAIGFDAPFENQRSNPLPWMNKYLVSDNVQVAPQESEITSYLVGQIDSEVNASDLGDFDL, encoded by the coding sequence ATGTCGTACTCAACCTTTAATCAAGAGCAGAATAACCCGTTAACTGAGCCAATGTTTTTAGGCAACTCCGTTAACGTTGCTCGCTACGATCAGCAAAAGCACAGCATTTTTGAGAAGCTCATTGAAAAACAAATCAGTTTTTTCTGGCGACCTGAGGAAATCGACGTCAGTCGTGACCGCATCGACTTTAACAAGTTAACAGCCAGTGAAAAGCATGTGTTTATTTCTAACCTGAAGTATCAAACACTGTTAGATTCAATTCAGGGGCGTTCGCCGAATATCGCGTTATTGCCTATTGTTTCTCTTCCTGAGCTAGAAACCTGGATTGAAACCTGGTCATTCTTTGAGACCATTCATTCGCGCTCGTACACGCACATTCTGCGTAACTTGTTTAGTGATCCCAGCGAAGTCTTTGAAGACATCGTCATTAACGAGCAAATTAAAATTCGCGCTAATGACATCTCTAAATACTACGATGATCTTATTTTCTATACTCAACTGTTGCAGACGCACGGTGAAGGCGATGTCGTTGTTGAAGGTAAAACTCATACCGTAACGCAGCGAGAAATTAAGAAAAAACTGTTTTTATGCATTAATTCGGTTAACGCCCTGGAAGCTATTCGCTTTTACGTCAGCTTCGCTTGTACTTTCGCTTTTGCAGAACGTGAGTTAATGGAAGGCAACGCAAAAATTATTAAGCTGATTGCCCGCGACGAAAACGTTCACCTGACATCGACACAGCACATTCTTAACTTGTGGCAATACGGCGAAGACGACCCGGAAATGAAAGAAATTGCCGAAGAACTGCGCGACGATGCCTATGATATTTTCATGACAGCAGTGAAGCAGGAAAAGCAGTGGGCGCACTACTTGTTTAAAGACGGCTCAATGATTGGCCTGAATGAGAGCATGCTCTGTCAGTATGTAGAATATATTGCGAACTTACGTATGCAGGCCATTGGCTTTGACGCACCGTTTGAGAACCAGCGTTCCAACCCACTACCGTGGATGAACAAGTATCTGGTTTCAGACAACGTTCAAGTAGCGCCGCAGGAATCAGAAATTACCTCTTATCTTGTTGGTCAGATAGACAGCGAAGTGAATGCTTCCGACCTTGGGGACTTTGATCTCTAA
- the yfaE gene encoding class I ribonucleotide reductase maintenance protein YfaE encodes MANTFKVTVNGGPELAVDATEGTLLEALEKHQLEMHYHCRSGFCGACRSTLKSGKIRYTTEPLAYVRKGDILPCCCVPESDLDIDH; translated from the coding sequence ATGGCTAACACCTTTAAAGTCACTGTCAACGGTGGGCCCGAACTTGCCGTTGACGCGACTGAAGGCACCTTACTCGAGGCCTTAGAAAAGCATCAGTTAGAAATGCACTACCACTGCCGCAGTGGCTTTTGTGGTGCCTGCCGTAGCACCCTAAAGTCCGGTAAAATCCGTTATACAACAGAACCTCTGGCTTATGTCAGAAAAGGCGACATTCTGCCCTGCTGCTGCGTTCCGGAGTCAGATCTGGACATTGACCACTAA
- a CDS encoding GrxA family glutaredoxin: MFTVIFGRPGCPFCVRAVEVADKLKADMEDFDYRYVDIHAEGISKADLEKTVGKPVQTVPQIFVDEQHVGGFTEFEAYAKENLGLYTA; encoded by the coding sequence ATGTTTACAGTCATTTTTGGACGTCCGGGTTGTCCTTTTTGTGTTCGCGCCGTAGAAGTTGCGGATAAATTAAAAGCCGATATGGAAGATTTTGATTATCGCTATGTCGACATTCACGCTGAAGGCATCAGCAAAGCTGACCTGGAAAAAACGGTAGGCAAACCGGTACAAACGGTTCCTCAAATTTTTGTCGACGAACAACACGTTGGCGGTTTCACAGAATTTGAAGCCTACGCAAAAGAGAACTTAGGGCTTTATACAGCATAA
- the ubiG gene encoding bifunctional 2-polyprenyl-6-hydroxyphenol methylase/3-demethylubiquinol 3-O-methyltransferase UbiG: MTSSSSKSEQKNVDPEEIAKFSALASRWWDPDGEFKPLHEINPVRLGFIENHTEGLFGKKVLDVGCGGGLLSEAMAERGAQVTGVDLAEQSLKVARLHASESGRQIDYQCIAIETLAEQQPASFDVVTCLEMLEHVPDPEAIVKACAKALKPGGKIFFSTLNRNVKSWLLGIVAAEHVLGWVPKGTHQHQRFIKPSELLRMTDAAALEDIAINGLIFNPLKGFVLSEKDVDVNYIVALKKPGE, from the coding sequence ATGACCAGCAGCAGCTCTAAAAGTGAACAAAAAAACGTCGATCCGGAAGAGATCGCAAAGTTTTCAGCCCTGGCCTCGCGATGGTGGGATCCCGATGGAGAATTCAAACCCTTACATGAAATAAACCCCGTTCGACTAGGGTTTATTGAAAACCATACTGAAGGCCTATTCGGCAAAAAGGTACTGGATGTTGGTTGCGGCGGTGGATTACTCAGCGAAGCTATGGCTGAACGTGGGGCTCAGGTTACCGGTGTCGATTTGGCCGAACAATCATTAAAAGTAGCGCGTTTGCACGCATCAGAAAGCGGCCGTCAAATCGATTATCAATGCATTGCTATCGAAACCCTGGCGGAGCAGCAACCAGCAAGCTTTGATGTGGTGACTTGTCTGGAGATGCTGGAGCATGTGCCTGACCCTGAGGCTATTGTAAAAGCCTGTGCTAAAGCACTAAAACCTGGCGGGAAGATCTTTTTCTCCACACTAAACCGGAATGTAAAATCCTGGCTATTAGGTATTGTTGCCGCTGAGCATGTTTTAGGCTGGGTTCCCAAAGGAACTCATCAGCATCAACGTTTTATCAAACCATCAGAGCTACTGCGTATGACAGATGCCGCCGCGTTAGAAGATATCGCCATTAACGGTTTGATTTTTAACCCGCTAAAAGGCTTTGTGCTGTCAGAGAAAGATGTTGATGTGAACTATATTGTCGCTTTAAAAAAACCGGGAGAATAA
- a CDS encoding HAD-IA family hydrolase — protein MSSSDKSSPVKAVLFDLDGTLLDTAPDLGAALNVVCEQYERPAITAEVFTPVASHGSRGMLQLAFAEEYSDMEAELRHAFLNAYKENIAIHTQPYPGVLELLALLQSESIEVAIVTNKPERLTQQLLPHFPEFEAIRVVVSGDTLSVAKPSPEPLFYAAEKLGVEPADCLYVGDAERDIEAGRNAGMVTVLAEYGYISNEDQPQRWQADYHIASPLELLKLLAIDNS, from the coding sequence ATGAGCTCGTCAGATAAAAGTTCTCCCGTAAAGGCGGTACTGTTTGATTTAGACGGCACCTTGCTTGATACAGCACCCGACCTGGGAGCTGCATTGAACGTCGTATGCGAACAATACGAACGCCCTGCCATTACGGCTGAGGTGTTTACACCAGTCGCGTCTCATGGTTCCAGAGGTATGCTGCAGCTAGCTTTTGCCGAAGAGTACAGCGACATGGAAGCTGAACTCCGGCATGCATTTCTTAATGCTTATAAAGAGAACATAGCCATTCATACGCAACCCTACCCCGGCGTTTTGGAGCTACTTGCCTTGCTGCAGAGCGAATCCATTGAGGTTGCCATAGTTACCAATAAGCCAGAGCGCTTAACCCAACAATTACTGCCTCACTTTCCGGAGTTTGAAGCTATTCGTGTGGTCGTAAGCGGTGATACCTTAAGCGTGGCGAAACCCTCGCCGGAACCTTTATTCTATGCGGCTGAAAAACTGGGAGTAGAACCTGCCGACTGTCTTTATGTCGGAGACGCTGAACGAGATATCGAAGCCGGCCGCAATGCGGGTATGGTTACGGTGCTTGCTGAATATGGCTATATTAGCAATGAGGATCAGCCACAACGCTGGCAAGCCGACTACCATATCGCGTCACCACTCGAATTACTGAAGTTGCTTGCTATCGATAACTCTTGA